AATTCTAACCCTCGAGAGAGTAAAGTTACCTGATGATGTGATGGGAGATATGAAGATAAGGAGCAGCTTAGCTAGAGAGGGGATTCTAGGTTCTTTTGCCTGGGTTGACCCAGGATGGGATGGGAACTTAACTCTAATGCTCTACAATGCTTCAAATGAACCAGTAGAATTAAAATACGGAGAAAGGTTTGTGCAGATTGTCTTTATAAGGCTAGAGGATCCACCAAGGAATCCCTATAGTGGAAACTATCAGGGAAGCACAAGATTGGTATTTTCAAAGAGAAAGAAACTCTAATATGGTGGATATACATACTTAAGGGGTGTGCTTTTAGATATAAACTCAATGAGTTTCTTGTTGGATAAAATCTAGTATCAGCTTTAGCTTTTCTATGCTTCTCCTTGAATTTCATCCTTTCAAGTTTGAGTTGAAGGCCTAAAATATTATATTGAGAGAAAAGGGGAAGAAAACGAATTCATCCAAAGAGTGCGCTGAGACCCGCAAGGGCTTCTTCCTCTGAAACTTCTTCCTCTTTCTCTTCTTCCTCCTTCTTCTCCTCTTCCTTCTTCTCCTCTCCACCAGCTTCTGCTGGGGCTGCTGCCGGAGCAGCTGCAACTGCAACTGGCATTGCCGCTTTCTCTATAACCTCGTCAATGTTAACTCCCTCTAGAGCAGCAACGAGGGCCTTTATCCTTGCCTCCTCAGGTTCAACTCCAGCAGCTTGAAGGACGGCCTTAAGGTTCTCCTCATTTATCTCCTTCCCAACACTGTGGAGGAGCAGAGCAGCATACACATACTCCATCTCCATCACACCTCCCGATTAGCTTTATGGGATACGCGTAAATTATCCAAATAGAGCACTTAAACCAGCTAAAGCCTCCTCCTCGGAGGCCTCTTCCTCTTTCTCTTCTTCCTCCGTCTTCTCCTCTTCCTTCTTCTCTTCCTCAGATGGTTGAGTTGCAACCGCAACTTGAGCCTGAGCACTTAAAAGCTCTTTGGTCTTCTCATCTAGAACATCCTCAGGTAATTGCTGAGCAAGTAGTAACATAGCCCTGAAAGCCCTTCCAATGATATCCTGAATTGTCTCCTTAGTTATGTAACCTGCCTCAATAGCAACCGTCTTAGCATTTAGGAATGCCTTCTGGATTATTGCCTCGATCGTCTCAGGAGTTGGGTAAGCTATGTTTACGGCTAGGTTAAATGCATGCATATATGCTTTTTGTAGCATGTCGATATATTCCTGCTCGTCTATAGCTAAAACGTCTGGAGTGTAAACTATACCATCTTCGTAT
This Pyrococcus horikoshii OT3 DNA region includes the following protein-coding sequences:
- the rpl12p gene encoding 50S ribosomal protein P1; this translates as MEYVYAALLLHSVGKEINEENLKAVLQAAGVEPEEARIKALVAALEGVNIDEVIEKAAMPVAVAAAPAAAPAEAGGEEKKEEEKKEEEEKEEEVSEEEALAGLSALFG
- the dcd gene encoding dCTP deaminase — its product is MLLPDWKIRKEILIEPFSEESLQPAGYDLRVGREAFVSGKLIDVEKEGKVVIPPREYALILTLERVKLPDDVMGDMKIRSSLAREGILGSFAWVDPGWDGNLTLMLYNASNEPVELKYGERFVQIVFIRLEDPPRNPYSGNYQGSTRLVFSKRKKL